From one Zhongshania sp. R06B22 genomic stretch:
- the flgG gene encoding flagellar basal-body rod protein FlgG has product MNSSLWVAKTGLDVQQTRMQVVSNNLANANTTGFKRDRASFEDLLYQNMRQVGGQTSQQTRSPSGMHIGTGVRVVSTEKIFQQGTMTQTSNSMDVAINGRGFFQVQMPDGTAAYTRDGSFQLDDQGQIVTNTGNIVDPGITVPQGALSVTIGSDGVVSAMLAGSSAPVQLGSFQLADFVNASGLQARGENLYMESASSGAPQTGTPGLTGLGTIQQGALEGSNVNVVEELVNMIETQRAYEMNSKAIATSDQMMQYVNNNL; this is encoded by the coding sequence ATGAATTCATCACTATGGGTTGCTAAAACTGGTCTCGATGTCCAGCAAACTCGGATGCAAGTGGTCAGCAACAATTTGGCAAACGCCAATACCACCGGCTTTAAACGCGACCGAGCTTCTTTTGAAGATCTGTTGTATCAAAACATGCGCCAGGTTGGTGGTCAGACTTCACAGCAAACCCGATCTCCTAGCGGGATGCATATCGGCACTGGTGTCAGGGTCGTCTCGACGGAAAAAATATTCCAACAAGGCACCATGACGCAAACCAGCAACTCCATGGATGTGGCGATTAATGGCAGGGGCTTTTTTCAGGTCCAAATGCCAGATGGCACCGCCGCATATACCCGCGACGGTTCCTTCCAGCTAGACGATCAAGGTCAAATTGTCACCAATACCGGCAATATTGTTGATCCGGGTATTACGGTCCCGCAGGGCGCATTAAGTGTCACCATAGGGTCCGACGGTGTGGTTAGCGCCATGCTGGCAGGCAGTTCAGCGCCAGTGCAATTAGGCAGCTTTCAGCTAGCCGATTTTGTTAACGCCTCAGGCTTGCAAGCTCGCGGTGAGAATTTGTATATGGAATCTGCCTCTAGCGGCGCGCCACAGACCGGTACACCAGGCCTCACCGGGCTGGGCACTATTCAACAAGGCGCCCTAGAAGGCTCCAACGTTAACGTGGTGGAAGAGCTGGTGAATATGATCGAAACCCAGCGAGCCTATGAAATGAACTCCAAGGCCATCGCCACTAGCGATCAGATGATGCAGTACGTTAATAACAATTTATAA
- the flgH gene encoding flagellar basal body L-ring protein FlgH yields MIKITARNIQRLNLLLAAAAVILLSACSSAPAKDQSADYESAAPTAMADDSQNMGSIYRSGYGMSLFLDRRARQVGDIITVTLEEKTDASKSSSTATGKESNISVPTVTLFGRGVTHNGVPIVSSGVSSDQDFSGQGTSSQSNSLTGSITVTVSEVLRNGSLRVRGEKWVTINQGEEFIRIKGIVRPEDIGPDNAVPSYKVADARITYSGKGALADANSMGWLGRIFQSVISPF; encoded by the coding sequence ATGATTAAAATCACAGCAAGAAACATTCAGCGCTTAAACCTCTTGTTGGCGGCAGCCGCGGTGATTTTATTGTCTGCTTGTTCCTCGGCTCCTGCGAAAGATCAATCTGCAGATTATGAATCTGCGGCACCGACAGCGATGGCCGACGATAGTCAAAATATGGGTTCGATATACCGTTCCGGCTACGGCATGAGTTTGTTTCTAGATCGTCGCGCTCGGCAAGTCGGCGATATTATTACGGTAACCCTTGAAGAAAAAACCGATGCCTCGAAGTCTTCCAGCACGGCAACCGGCAAAGAGAGCAATATTTCGGTTCCTACTGTGACCTTATTCGGTCGTGGCGTTACCCATAATGGGGTGCCGATTGTTTCTTCGGGGGTGTCCTCTGATCAGGACTTCTCCGGCCAGGGTACTAGCAGTCAAAGTAATAGTTTAACCGGTAGCATTACGGTTACGGTATCGGAAGTGCTGCGTAACGGCAGTTTGCGGGTGCGCGGTGAGAAATGGGTAACCATTAATCAAGGTGAAGAATTTATTCGAATTAAAGGTATTGTGCGCCCTGAAGATATCGGCCCCGACAACGCAGTGCCCTCATACAAAGTCGCAGATGCTCGCATTACCTATAGCGGTAAAGGCGCATTGGCAGATGCTAATTCCATGGGCTGGCTGGGACGAATTTTCCAGTCGGTAATATCGCCCTTTTGA
- a CDS encoding flagellar basal body P-ring protein FlgI produces MSVFKKLDRVRSALFAVAVVLSCHIPAVNAERVKDLVNVAGVRENQLVGYGLVVGLSGTGDQTSQAPFTIQSIRNMLTGFGVRVPDNVNPQLKNVAAVTVHASLPPFSKPGQTIDVTVSSIGNAASLRGGSLLMAPMMGADGQVYAVAQGSLLVGGLGVSGADGSRVTVNIPSAGRIPNGAIVERAAPSVMSANGEIMLNLKKSDFTTARRLAEEINSKFGAGTASAMDSATVKVQGPSNADRSVTFISMLETLEITPAQASARVVVNSRTGTIVIGGNVRVMPAAVSHGSLTVSISENVEVSQPGAFAQGGQTVAAQQSDIDVQETGSRMFLLDGGVTLEDIVKAINNVGASPSDLVAILEALDQAGALRAELLVI; encoded by the coding sequence ATGTCGGTATTTAAAAAGCTAGATCGTGTCCGCAGTGCATTGTTTGCGGTGGCAGTCGTACTTTCCTGCCATATTCCAGCAGTCAATGCTGAGCGCGTAAAGGACTTGGTAAATGTAGCCGGGGTGCGCGAGAACCAATTGGTAGGCTACGGCTTAGTGGTGGGTTTAAGTGGCACCGGTGATCAGACCAGCCAGGCGCCGTTCACTATTCAAAGCATTCGCAATATGTTGACCGGTTTTGGTGTTCGGGTTCCAGATAATGTAAACCCACAGTTAAAAAATGTCGCCGCGGTGACGGTACATGCCAGTTTGCCGCCCTTTTCCAAGCCGGGCCAGACCATTGACGTGACCGTTTCATCAATTGGTAACGCCGCTAGTTTGCGTGGTGGTAGTTTGTTGATGGCGCCAATGATGGGTGCAGATGGTCAGGTTTACGCTGTGGCGCAGGGCAGTCTCTTAGTGGGTGGTTTAGGTGTGTCTGGTGCAGATGGCTCTAGGGTCACTGTAAATATCCCCAGCGCAGGCCGTATTCCCAACGGCGCCATTGTCGAACGCGCGGCCCCGAGTGTGATGTCTGCTAACGGTGAAATTATGTTGAACCTGAAAAAGTCAGACTTCACCACCGCTCGACGTTTGGCCGAAGAAATTAATTCCAAGTTTGGTGCCGGTACGGCAAGTGCAATGGACTCTGCCACCGTTAAAGTGCAGGGCCCAAGTAATGCTGATCGCAGCGTCACATTTATCTCTATGTTAGAGACCTTAGAGATCACCCCCGCGCAGGCAAGTGCTCGGGTAGTGGTGAACTCTCGTACTGGCACCATTGTTATTGGTGGCAATGTTCGGGTTATGCCTGCCGCAGTGAGTCACGGCTCATTAACGGTATCGATCTCGGAGAATGTTGAAGTGTCGCAGCCGGGCGCGTTTGCTCAAGGTGGTCAAACCGTTGCGGCTCAACAATCGGATATTGATGTTCAAGAAACGGGTTCGCGCATGTTTTTACTCGATGGGGGCGTGACCTTGGAAGACATTGTTAAGGCAATTAACAATGTTGGGGCGTCGCCAAGCGACTTGGTGGCCATTCTTGAAGCTTTGGATCAGGCCGGTGCCTTGCGCGCTGAACTACTGGTAATTTAA
- a CDS encoding rod-binding protein, which translates to MDVKAAANYHDFSGLAALRSDAEASPEEAIEPVAKQFEALFLQMMLKSMRAAVPEGGLFSDSSVAMYEEMLDSQLSVTLSDQGGIGMAESIVTQLKGPADQSPQALSAEGSALRSRLQQLGGIERSIQDFSLNADKSVSK; encoded by the coding sequence ATGGACGTTAAGGCAGCAGCTAATTATCACGACTTTTCGGGCTTGGCCGCGCTGCGCAGTGATGCCGAGGCTTCGCCTGAAGAAGCCATTGAGCCGGTTGCCAAACAGTTTGAAGCCTTGTTTTTGCAAATGATGTTAAAGAGTATGCGCGCGGCAGTGCCCGAAGGCGGCTTGTTTAGTGATAGTAGTGTGGCGATGTATGAAGAAATGCTCGACAGCCAGCTGTCGGTAACCTTGTCTGATCAAGGTGGCATTGGCATGGCTGAGTCGATAGTAACGCAATTAAAAGGGCCTGCGGATCAATCGCCGCAAGCCTTAAGTGCCGAGGGTAGCGCGCTGCGCAGTCGGCTGCAGCAGCTTGGTGGTATTGAGCGCAGTATTCAAGATTTTAGCTTGAACGCCGATAAATCGGTTAGTAAATAA
- the flgK gene encoding flagellar hook-associated protein FlgK, which produces MGDMLGNALSGLVSYQRALATTSHNIANADTEGYSRQKVDFATRVPSQSGSLTIGSGVKVSSISRVYDAFTVDQLRTSQSAFSQAESYFQLASQVDNALADADLGLSASLSRFYNSLQDVADNPSSIPARQLMLAESESLGDRFADLSSQLDSLEREVSTRVRASVSDINDFSTQIAELNLMISKAQGQFGTEANDLLDQRDQALLSLNELIGTSSVEQADGTVSVFIGNGEALVLGERALAMRAVTNVFEPGRVEIAMEVGGNSAVISDSLSGGSLGGTLSFRDGVLSDTRNELGRLTVAIADTLNNINRSGMDLKGEQGGDIFSVSDPEVYRSRNNTSGAEFNAQVSDVSALTGNNTLIRLDGSGWRFFDESTGAAVAGVTGTGSAADPFIVDGVSLSLTSPAALGDQFLLRSTQGAADSLKVIMTDPAGIAAAAATRSTADLNNIGSGQISETDVIDSSNPNLLSPVAIQFLSATSYQVNGAGSFSFTSGSDITINGSKVTITGSPEAGDQFTIGANTNALGDNRNLLKMAAAESSKVLNGGSASIQDTVNGLVGDIAVATRSAQINYQSQENLLNQTRTNQQSISGVNLDEEAANLLKFQQAYQAAAQAASVANDLFQALLGAFR; this is translated from the coding sequence ATGGGTGATATGTTAGGTAATGCGTTGTCGGGACTGGTGTCTTATCAGCGTGCCTTGGCAACTACCAGTCATAATATTGCCAATGCGGATACCGAGGGCTATAGCCGCCAGAAAGTCGACTTTGCCACTCGTGTGCCATCGCAATCCGGTAGTTTAACCATTGGCTCTGGCGTTAAAGTGTCGTCGATCAGTCGCGTGTATGACGCCTTCACCGTCGATCAGTTACGCACTTCTCAGTCTGCATTTTCCCAAGCAGAAAGTTATTTCCAATTAGCTAGTCAAGTTGATAATGCCTTGGCGGATGCCGACCTTGGTCTCAGTGCATCCTTGTCTCGGTTCTATAATAGTCTGCAAGACGTGGCAGATAACCCCTCGTCTATTCCCGCACGGCAATTGATGTTGGCCGAATCGGAGAGTTTGGGTGATCGCTTTGCAGATTTGTCATCTCAGCTGGACAGCTTAGAACGCGAGGTGAGCACCCGCGTCCGAGCGTCAGTGAGTGATATCAATGACTTCAGCACTCAAATTGCTGAACTCAATCTAATGATTAGTAAAGCTCAGGGGCAGTTTGGCACCGAAGCTAATGATTTGCTTGATCAGCGAGATCAGGCCTTATTGTCACTTAATGAGCTAATCGGCACCTCTTCGGTTGAGCAGGCTGACGGCACTGTCAGTGTGTTTATCGGCAACGGTGAAGCGCTGGTTTTGGGTGAGCGCGCACTTGCAATGCGGGCAGTGACCAATGTGTTCGAGCCCGGCCGGGTAGAAATTGCAATGGAAGTCGGTGGCAATAGCGCGGTTATAAGTGACAGTCTGAGCGGTGGCAGTCTGGGTGGCACTTTGAGTTTCAGAGATGGTGTATTAAGCGATACCCGTAATGAGTTGGGACGACTCACGGTGGCGATTGCCGATACCCTCAATAATATTAATCGCTCTGGTATGGACTTAAAGGGTGAGCAGGGTGGCGATATATTCTCGGTCTCAGATCCCGAGGTCTATCGCAGTAGAAACAATACCAGCGGTGCAGAATTTAATGCGCAGGTAAGCGATGTTTCGGCGCTGACAGGCAACAATACCCTTATTCGTTTAGATGGCAGTGGCTGGCGCTTCTTTGATGAATCTACCGGTGCCGCTGTCGCCGGCGTAACGGGAACTGGTAGCGCTGCCGATCCCTTCATTGTGGATGGTGTGTCCCTTAGTTTGACCTCTCCGGCGGCGCTGGGCGATCAGTTCTTGTTGCGCTCAACCCAGGGCGCGGCAGATAGCCTAAAGGTGATCATGACTGATCCGGCTGGTATTGCTGCGGCTGCTGCGACACGCAGCACGGCAGATTTGAACAATATTGGCTCGGGGCAAATATCTGAAACCGATGTCATCGACAGTAGCAATCCAAACTTGCTTAGCCCCGTCGCCATTCAGTTTTTGTCGGCGACTAGTTATCAGGTCAATGGCGCGGGTAGTTTCAGTTTCACATCGGGCTCAGATATTACGATTAACGGCAGTAAAGTGACGATTACCGGGTCTCCTGAGGCGGGTGATCAATTTACTATCGGCGCAAACACTAACGCTTTAGGTGATAACCGCAACTTATTGAAAATGGCGGCCGCGGAAAGTAGTAAGGTACTTAATGGCGGCAGTGCCAGTATTCAAGATACCGTGAATGGCTTGGTGGGTGATATTGCTGTGGCGACTCGTAGTGCCCAGATAAATTATCAGTCTCAAGAAAACCTGCTTAATCAAACCCGTACTAACCAGCAATCGATATCCGGCGTGAATCTCGACGAAGAGGCCGCGAATTTACTAAAATTTCAGCAGGCTTATCAGGCCGCAGCACAGGCTGCGAGCGTAGCGAATGACCTATTTCAAGCACTGTTGGGCGCATTTCGTTAA
- the flgL gene encoding flagellar hook-associated protein FlgL, with translation MRISTSQMYTNSVTSMLNQQSKLAATQEQLSTGKRVLSPSEDPVGAVRSLELNRAQDQTTQYLRNADLLDSRLRLEESIVESTINVVQRVRELTIQANNDSQSNESRLSIASEMRQQLDNLLGYANTKDSSGHFIFAGYQENSAPFSKTANGYIYNGDDGQRELQIGPSRRMADGDPGSDVYMGIFNGNGQFIASAATTNTGTGIIDAGSVADVTAFNRDNVTIRFSSDTQYDLIDDSGAVIDSGDYLDGGDIRVAGMSVGIEGQPAAGDEFNLGPSRRQDLFSMLESLTVSLETERKNPTERAAQHNEINTALSGFDQALDHLIQKQSNIGARMESLQRQVDINEGATLQIAESLSLINDLDYAEAISRFSQQQAALQAAQQAFAKTQGLSLFNYL, from the coding sequence ATGAGAATTTCAACCAGTCAAATGTATACCAACAGCGTGACTAGTATGCTTAACCAGCAATCTAAGCTGGCGGCCACGCAGGAACAATTGTCGACCGGTAAACGCGTTCTTAGCCCCTCGGAGGATCCTGTGGGTGCGGTTCGCAGTCTCGAGCTAAATCGCGCTCAAGATCAAACCACGCAGTATTTACGCAATGCAGATTTACTCGATAGTCGTCTCCGCCTTGAGGAGAGTATTGTCGAAAGCACTATAAATGTTGTTCAGCGTGTTCGTGAGCTTACTATTCAGGCTAATAATGATTCACAGAGTAATGAATCGCGTCTGTCTATCGCTTCCGAGATGCGGCAGCAATTGGATAATCTGCTTGGCTATGCAAATACCAAGGATAGCAGTGGTCATTTCATCTTTGCGGGTTACCAAGAGAACAGTGCACCATTCTCCAAAACTGCGAATGGGTATATCTATAATGGTGACGATGGCCAGCGCGAACTACAAATCGGTCCATCACGTCGCATGGCTGATGGCGACCCCGGCTCAGATGTCTACATGGGCATCTTTAATGGCAATGGTCAGTTTATCGCGAGCGCCGCCACTACGAATACTGGTACCGGAATTATTGACGCTGGCAGCGTTGCCGATGTCACTGCTTTTAATCGCGATAACGTGACCATTCGCTTTAGCAGTGACACCCAGTATGATCTGATTGATGACAGCGGCGCTGTTATTGACAGTGGTGATTACCTGGACGGCGGCGATATCCGCGTTGCCGGTATGTCGGTTGGCATCGAAGGCCAGCCGGCGGCTGGCGATGAATTTAATTTAGGTCCCTCAAGACGCCAAGATTTATTCTCAATGCTTGAGTCACTAACGGTATCACTGGAAACGGAGCGAAAAAATCCCACCGAGCGCGCGGCTCAGCACAATGAAATAAACACCGCGCTCAGTGGCTTCGATCAAGCTCTGGATCATCTAATACAAAAGCAATCTAATATTGGCGCCCGAATGGAGTCTCTCCAGCGTCAGGTAGATATCAACGAGGGGGCGACGCTACAAATCGCGGAAAGCCTGAGCTTGATCAATGATTTAGATTACGCTGAAGCGATTTCACGGTTTAGTCAGCAGCAAGCGGCGCTGCAGGCAGCGCAACAGGCCTTTGCTAAGACCCAGGGTTTGTCGCTATTCAATTATTTGTAA
- a CDS encoding flagellin, which yields MALSINTNVASLNAQRNLEKSQETLNTSLQRLSTGLRINSAKDDAAGLAITTRFTTQINGLNQAVRNANDGISLAQTGEAAIDEITNNLQRIRELAVQSANSTYSASDRQALDSEVQQRLAEIDRIGSQTSFNGTKLLDGSFGSASFQVGANVGETIGVNLATGVKSNQIGQIASTTGTATAAAIPASTLSIAVGSGDAVVIDASVAGNGAGQTAASAFAKADAINSAGVFGLSATATNESTLAFTDIGGSATDTYALTINGVDVYDAGTDASTAIDIDAFVNTVNQKSVETGVTATVSGTDVVFTAADGREIALDETTVVGGVGDDTSYGSVTLSSSDTITVVGGTTIGVTDGTVAKDTTTLSSVSVSSVANSNDAIQRIDSALSSVSSLRSEFGAVQNRFESTITNLQTISENLSASRGRILDADFAAETANLTKAQILQQAGTAILAQANALPQAALSLLQ from the coding sequence ATGGCCCTAAGTATTAACACCAATGTTGCGTCACTGAATGCACAGCGTAATTTGGAAAAGTCGCAAGAGACATTGAACACTTCGCTGCAGCGCCTTTCTACTGGCCTGCGTATTAATAGTGCAAAAGATGATGCGGCCGGTTTGGCGATCACTACGCGCTTCACAACGCAAATCAACGGTCTGAACCAAGCGGTTCGTAACGCCAATGACGGTATCTCACTAGCGCAAACGGGTGAAGCGGCCATCGACGAAATTACAAACAACTTGCAGCGTATTCGTGAGCTAGCAGTACAGTCTGCTAACTCAACATACTCTGCTTCTGACCGCCAAGCACTGGATTCAGAGGTGCAGCAACGTCTAGCTGAAATCGATCGTATCGGCAGTCAAACCTCCTTCAACGGTACCAAGCTTCTCGACGGTAGCTTCGGTAGCGCCAGCTTCCAAGTGGGTGCAAATGTTGGTGAAACTATCGGTGTTAACTTGGCAACCGGCGTAAAATCTAACCAGATTGGCCAGATAGCCAGCACAACCGGCACTGCAACTGCAGCGGCCATCCCTGCTAGCACTCTTAGTATTGCAGTCGGGTCTGGTGATGCAGTGGTCATCGATGCATCTGTAGCAGGTAATGGCGCAGGTCAAACTGCCGCTAGTGCTTTTGCTAAAGCAGATGCCATAAACTCGGCTGGTGTATTCGGCTTGAGTGCGACCGCGACTAACGAAAGCACCTTGGCATTCACCGATATCGGTGGATCCGCAACTGACACTTACGCACTGACGATTAATGGTGTGGATGTGTATGACGCGGGTACTGATGCCTCTACGGCTATCGATATTGACGCCTTTGTAAACACCGTAAACCAGAAATCGGTCGAAACCGGTGTAACAGCGACCGTGTCGGGTACGGATGTAGTATTCACTGCTGCTGATGGCCGCGAGATCGCCCTGGACGAGACCACAGTAGTCGGTGGTGTTGGTGACGACACCAGTTATGGCAGTGTGACCCTGTCATCGTCAGACACCATTACGGTGGTCGGCGGCACTACAATCGGGGTGACTGATGGCACGGTGGCAAAAGATACCACCACTTTATCCTCAGTGTCGGTCTCTTCTGTTGCTAACTCAAACGATGCGATTCAACGGATCGACTCGGCTCTGAGTTCAGTAAGTAGTCTGCGGAGTGAGTTTGGTGCGGTTCAAAACCGCTTCGAGTCTACGATCACTAACTTGCAGACTATCTCTGAAAACCTGTCTGCATCACGTGGCCGGATTCTCGATGCTGACTTTGCCGCAGAAACCGCGAACCTGACCAAAGCACAGATCCTGCAGCAGGCTGGTACCGCCATCCTAGCTCAGGCTAATGCGCTTCCACAGGCTGCTTTAAGTCTGCTGCAGTAA
- a CDS encoding flagellar protein FlaG: MDTSLNVQVVATGVAKSPPRAVNTSPNMGQVSAARQSQAGKVLPQDSNLGLKLPLAAEKKDAAEKAATVTQRDQLSRMAVALVTELGSRGNVERTEQAVAKLNEILKDRERDLEFSVDEDTGRTVLKVIHAESGEVIRQIPPEELLHIARVFIEGTGSLIDDQA, encoded by the coding sequence ATGGACACGAGCTTAAATGTACAAGTAGTCGCGACAGGGGTCGCTAAATCGCCGCCGAGGGCAGTGAATACCTCGCCAAATATGGGCCAGGTGTCGGCAGCTAGGCAGTCTCAAGCCGGCAAGGTATTGCCTCAGGACTCGAATTTAGGCCTCAAATTGCCGCTAGCAGCAGAAAAGAAGGACGCTGCAGAGAAAGCAGCCACCGTAACGCAGCGCGATCAGCTAAGTCGTATGGCCGTCGCCCTCGTCACTGAACTTGGTTCGCGGGGAAATGTTGAGCGCACCGAGCAGGCCGTTGCAAAACTCAATGAGATTCTTAAAGATCGCGAGCGCGACCTAGAGTTTTCAGTAGATGAAGACACTGGGCGAACTGTTCTTAAAGTCATACACGCGGAATCTGGCGAGGTCATTCGGCAAATTCCTCCTGAAGAGTTACTTCATATAGCGCGAGTGTTTATTGAAGGTACCGGCAGTTTGATTGATGATCAGGCATGA
- the fliD gene encoding flagellar filament capping protein FliD: MATITASGIGSGLDINNIVSQLVAAERGPTETRLNSKESLIQARLSAFGSLKSALTNFQSSLSTLANPDSFTKRSASIQDPTVFSAATTDVAASGSYSVEVEQLAASQKIASQAYTDSDTSVGSGDLSFTVNGESFSVTIADGADSLADIRDAVNSAADNTGVSASIINDQDGAHLVFSATKTGVENAVNIAVTNGASGDLSQLAYDNSLETQLSSMVEKTAALDSIVIVDGFTQTSANTKIEGMIDGVTLDLKKALPGESFSLSIQVDSRSVKSAIEGFVTNYNTLMTTINDLTAYDPETKTAGLLQGDSATRSVANQLRQEMGTIVSGLGTELDSLAELGITTGDKNKLVLDSEQFAEVMSSDFDKLSGIFSSESGYAVRLDSLIGNLTASGGILSNRTDGLSSQVERINEQREALEKRIVGIEARYQAQFSALDSLLGQLNSTGDFLTQQLANLPGTVFRNGK, translated from the coding sequence ATGGCAACTATAACCGCATCCGGAATAGGCTCAGGTCTCGATATCAATAATATCGTTTCACAATTGGTGGCAGCGGAACGCGGCCCCACGGAAACGCGACTAAATTCGAAAGAATCGCTGATTCAGGCGCGACTATCTGCGTTTGGCTCCCTTAAATCCGCTCTCACAAATTTCCAGTCCAGTCTTAGCACTCTCGCTAATCCTGATAGCTTTACCAAACGCAGTGCATCGATTCAGGATCCAACCGTCTTCTCTGCGGCGACCACAGATGTCGCCGCATCAGGTAGTTACTCTGTTGAAGTAGAGCAGTTGGCCGCCAGCCAAAAAATTGCATCTCAAGCCTATACCGATAGTGATACCAGTGTCGGTAGCGGTGATTTGAGCTTTACCGTCAATGGCGAGTCCTTTTCGGTGACCATAGCTGACGGGGCCGACAGTTTGGCGGATATCCGTGATGCGGTGAATTCTGCTGCAGATAATACCGGGGTATCGGCCTCAATTATTAACGACCAAGACGGTGCACATTTGGTGTTCTCTGCGACCAAGACGGGGGTGGAGAATGCCGTCAATATCGCTGTAACTAACGGTGCCAGTGGTGACCTGAGTCAGTTGGCTTATGATAATAGTTTAGAGACTCAGCTGAGCTCGATGGTCGAGAAGACCGCGGCCCTGGATTCGATTGTTATCGTCGATGGTTTTACTCAAACCAGTGCGAATACAAAAATAGAAGGCATGATTGACGGTGTGACCCTAGATCTCAAGAAAGCCCTGCCGGGTGAAAGTTTTAGCCTTAGTATACAAGTTGATAGCCGCTCGGTTAAAAGTGCTATTGAGGGTTTTGTCACTAATTATAATACCTTAATGACCACCATAAACGATCTCACCGCATACGACCCAGAGACCAAAACAGCTGGTTTATTGCAGGGCGATTCGGCAACACGTAGCGTTGCGAATCAGTTGCGCCAGGAAATGGGCACTATCGTTAGTGGTTTGGGAACCGAGCTAGATTCTCTTGCTGAGCTGGGTATTACCACTGGCGATAAAAATAAACTGGTGCTAGACAGTGAGCAGTTCGCAGAAGTGATGAGCTCTGACTTCGATAAGCTCAGTGGCATTTTTTCAAGTGAGTCCGGCTATGCGGTTAGGCTAGACAGCCTAATAGGCAATCTTACCGCTAGCGGTGGAATTTTGTCGAATCGCACCGATGGCCTAAGTAGTCAAGTTGAGCGTATCAATGAGCAGCGTGAAGCCTTAGAGAAACGCATCGTGGGTATTGAGGCTCGTTATCAGGCTCAATTCAGTGCGCTAGATAGCTTGCTGGGTCAGCTTAACTCGACTGGTGATTTTTTGACTCAGCAATTGGCGAACCTGCCTGGCACCGTATTCAGAAACGGTAAATAG
- the fliS gene encoding flagellar export chaperone FliS → MSYSAGRATQAYASVGAQSRVSAATPHRLVQLLMDGALDRLAIAKGHMQRREVPQKVNAVNRAMSIVDGLRMSLDHSIDAAMSDNLENLYDYMNRRLLLANINNDVSGLDEVSALLRELKEAWDAIPQGLQNGEVNKSAASSTM, encoded by the coding sequence ATGAGCTATTCAGCAGGTAGGGCGACTCAAGCATATGCATCAGTAGGGGCTCAGTCGAGGGTGTCGGCAGCAACACCGCATCGCCTAGTTCAGCTTTTAATGGATGGTGCGCTTGATAGACTGGCGATCGCTAAGGGTCACATGCAACGCAGAGAAGTACCGCAAAAAGTCAATGCGGTAAATCGGGCTATGTCGATAGTCGACGGTTTGCGAATGAGTTTAGATCACAGCATTGACGCGGCGATGAGCGATAATCTGGAAAATCTATATGATTATATGAATCGTCGTCTTTTACTTGCCAATATTAACAATGATGTTTCGGGTTTAGATGAAGTGTCTGCTTTGTTGCGCGAGTTAAAGGAGGCATGGGATGCCATACCCCAAGGCTTACAAAATGGCGAAGTCAATAAAAGTGCAGCCTCATCAACAATGTGA